The Streptomyces sp. NBC_00440 genome contains a region encoding:
- a CDS encoding transglycosylase SLT domain-containing protein: MTATTRHTLNLRKTTITAIATAAAAACALTLAPHAHAAEHTPTAPAAASAATAAQITKQADHAAKAAHAKQAAHHTAAKKAPSTKHADAVTAIVKSTKYSNNLDGWIKESLAIMKAKHIPGSYEGLHRNIMRESSGNPHAQNNWDVNAQNGIPSKGLLQVIQPTFDTYHVKGTKNSLTDPVANIVAAANYAADKYGSMDNVNSAY; this comes from the coding sequence ATGACTGCCACCACCCGCCACACCCTGAACCTCCGCAAGACCACCATCACCGCCATCGCCACCGCAGCAGCCGCCGCCTGCGCCCTGACCCTGGCCCCGCACGCCCACGCCGCCGAGCACACCCCCACCGCACCCGCCGCGGCCTCGGCCGCCACCGCCGCCCAGATCACCAAGCAGGCCGACCACGCAGCCAAGGCCGCCCACGCCAAGCAGGCCGCCCACCACACCGCGGCGAAGAAGGCCCCCAGCACCAAGCACGCCGACGCCGTCACCGCGATCGTCAAGAGCACGAAGTACAGCAACAACCTCGACGGCTGGATCAAGGAATCGCTGGCCATCATGAAGGCCAAGCACATACCCGGCAGCTACGAAGGCCTGCACCGCAACATCATGCGCGAGTCCAGCGGCAACCCCCACGCCCAGAACAACTGGGACGTCAACGCCCAGAACGGCATCCCCTCCAAGGGACTCCTCCAGGTCATCCAGCCCACCTTCGACACCTACCACGTCAAGGGCACCAAGAACAGCCTCACCGACCCCGTCGCCAACATCGTCGCCGCAGCCAACTACGCCGCCGACAAATACGGCTCGATGGACAACGTCAACTCCGCCTACTGA
- a CDS encoding class I SAM-dependent methyltransferase: MDSISANRRFWNQLSSAYQHKHDPQIGATPRLWGTYAIPDAHLRALGDVTGKRVLELGCGAGQWSRALAAEGATVVGLDLSEAQLAAAAGAMGAARYPLVQGAAEHLPFAADSFDLVFCDYGGLSWAPPHLAVPQAARILRRGGRLVFNVASPWFEACYDEAASRVTTTLNQHYFGLDTIAEDQDAVSYQLTYGDWIRVLRGAGLVIDDLIEPRPEPGTANGYNQTDPPDWAHHWPAESLWVTHKP, from the coding sequence GTGGACAGCATTTCTGCCAACAGGCGGTTCTGGAACCAGCTCAGCAGCGCCTACCAGCACAAGCACGACCCGCAGATCGGCGCAACGCCCCGGCTGTGGGGCACATACGCCATCCCCGACGCGCACCTGCGCGCCCTGGGCGACGTCACCGGCAAGCGCGTCCTCGAACTGGGCTGCGGCGCCGGCCAGTGGTCCAGGGCGCTCGCCGCTGAGGGCGCCACCGTGGTCGGGCTCGACCTGTCCGAAGCCCAACTCGCCGCGGCAGCCGGCGCGATGGGAGCGGCCCGCTACCCGCTGGTGCAAGGGGCCGCCGAACACCTCCCGTTCGCCGCCGACAGCTTCGACCTGGTGTTCTGTGACTACGGTGGGCTCAGCTGGGCGCCGCCGCACCTGGCCGTCCCGCAGGCCGCACGCATCCTGCGCCGCGGTGGGCGCCTGGTGTTCAACGTCGCCAGCCCATGGTTCGAAGCCTGCTACGACGAAGCCGCCAGCCGCGTAACCACGACGCTGAACCAGCACTACTTCGGGCTGGACACCATCGCCGAAGACCAGGACGCGGTCAGCTATCAGCTCACCTACGGCGACTGGATCAGGGTCCTGCGCGGCGCAGGTCTCGTCATCGACGACCTCATCGAGCCCCGGCCCGAACCCGGAACAGCCAACGGCTACAACCAAACCGACCCGCCTGACTGGGCACACCACTGGCCGGCAGAAAGCCTCTGGGTCACCCACAAACCGTAA
- a CDS encoding alkyl/aryl-sulfatase, protein MTERDPQDSADGDKAQDDTSGSQDAVDADRGFVARLEPGVVRDDAGRVVWDADAYGFLDGECPPSAHPSLWRQSRLVARQGLYEVVPGIYQVRGLDLSNITFVEGGRGVIVIDPLISAEVAAAALALYREHRGERPVTAVLYTHSHVDHFGGVRGVTDPGDVAAGRVQIIAPSGFMEHAASENVFTGTAMARRAGYMYGASLPKGPAGQIGCGLGQTTSTGTVGLIAPTLDITHTGQTETVDGVRMVFQLTPGTEAPAEMNFHFPDLRVLCVAENACHTLHNVLTLRGALVRDPSAWARYLTQTLRLFADSTDVVFASHHWPTWGRERAVRFLEEQRDAYAYLHDQSVRLINAGYTGAEIAEELRFPPGLDRAWHARGYYGSLSHNAKAVYQRYMGWFDGNPAHLWQHPPVEAALRYVEFMGGADTVVAKARTSYEAGDLRWVAEVLSHVLFAEPDHSEARALQAETFERLGQGAECGPWRNFYLMGAAELRDGILGTPTRSAPDILAALTAEQVFQSMAVRINGPRAAEAGRLLLRWEFTDTGETWSLLVSNGALTSMPGDAPRGEEPLATLSLARTTLNAILGGVSTFADEMAGGSVAIDGDVQALITFAGLLDRPDPDFAIVTP, encoded by the coding sequence ATGACTGAGCGGGACCCTCAGGACAGCGCCGACGGTGACAAGGCCCAGGACGACACCAGCGGCAGCCAGGACGCCGTGGACGCGGACCGTGGGTTCGTCGCGCGCCTGGAGCCGGGCGTGGTGCGGGACGACGCGGGCCGGGTGGTCTGGGACGCGGACGCGTACGGCTTCCTGGACGGCGAATGCCCGCCCTCCGCGCACCCGTCGCTGTGGCGGCAGAGCAGGCTCGTGGCGCGGCAGGGCTTGTACGAGGTCGTGCCCGGCATCTATCAGGTGCGCGGCCTGGACCTGTCGAACATCACCTTCGTCGAGGGCGGACGCGGCGTCATCGTCATCGACCCGCTGATCAGTGCGGAGGTCGCGGCCGCTGCCCTCGCGCTGTACCGCGAACACCGGGGCGAGCGGCCCGTGACCGCCGTGCTCTACACGCACTCGCATGTCGACCACTTCGGTGGTGTACGTGGCGTCACCGACCCCGGCGACGTGGCTGCGGGGCGCGTGCAGATCATCGCGCCGTCCGGGTTCATGGAGCACGCCGCCAGCGAGAACGTCTTCACCGGTACCGCGATGGCCCGCCGCGCGGGGTATATGTACGGCGCTTCCCTGCCCAAGGGACCGGCCGGGCAGATCGGCTGTGGCCTCGGCCAGACGACATCGACCGGCACAGTCGGCCTGATCGCTCCGACGCTCGACATCACCCACACGGGACAGACCGAGACGGTCGACGGCGTCCGGATGGTCTTCCAGCTCACGCCCGGTACCGAGGCCCCGGCCGAGATGAACTTCCACTTCCCCGACCTGCGGGTCCTGTGTGTGGCCGAGAACGCCTGCCACACCCTGCACAACGTCCTGACCCTGCGCGGTGCACTCGTACGGGACCCCAGTGCCTGGGCCCGCTATCTGACGCAGACGCTCCGGCTCTTCGCCGATTCCACCGACGTCGTCTTCGCCTCCCACCACTGGCCCACCTGGGGCCGGGAGCGCGCCGTGCGGTTCCTGGAGGAGCAGCGCGACGCGTACGCGTATCTGCACGATCAGTCCGTTCGCCTGATCAACGCCGGGTACACGGGCGCGGAGATCGCCGAGGAGCTGCGCTTCCCGCCAGGTCTCGACCGGGCCTGGCACGCGCGCGGCTACTACGGCTCGCTGAGCCACAACGCGAAGGCGGTCTACCAGCGGTACATGGGGTGGTTCGACGGCAACCCGGCCCACTTGTGGCAGCATCCGCCCGTCGAAGCGGCGCTGCGGTACGTGGAGTTCATGGGCGGCGCGGACACCGTGGTCGCCAAAGCCAGGACGTCGTACGAGGCGGGGGATCTGCGGTGGGTGGCAGAGGTGCTGAGCCATGTGCTGTTCGCCGAGCCGGACCACTCCGAAGCCCGTGCGCTACAGGCCGAGACGTTCGAGCGGCTCGGCCAGGGGGCCGAGTGCGGGCCGTGGCGCAACTTCTACCTCATGGGAGCGGCCGAGCTGCGCGACGGCATTCTGGGCACCCCCACCCGCAGCGCACCGGACATCCTGGCCGCGCTCACCGCCGAGCAGGTCTTCCAGTCCATGGCCGTACGGATCAATGGACCGCGCGCCGCCGAGGCCGGACGGCTGCTGCTGCGCTGGGAGTTCACCGACACCGGTGAGACCTGGTCGCTACTGGTCTCCAACGGAGCGCTCACCTCGATGCCGGGGGACGCCCCGCGCGGCGAAGAGCCCCTGGCCACCCTCAGCCTGGCCCGCACCACCCTCAACGCGATCCTCGGCGGCGTCTCGACCTTCGCCGACGAGATGGCGGGCGGCAGCGTGGCCATCGACGGTGACGTCCAGGCGTTGATCACTTTCGCCGGTCTGCTGGACCGGCCGGACCCGGACTTCGCCATCGTCACGCCGTAG
- a CDS encoding PucR family transcriptional regulator — protein MTYIEEPEGSVPGLSAGARKLAARCEPQVNELARRMARGAFENLGGYAELPADVKDVEIAATARHAMRLFLRSAVRGPRPSDDGLETFQTRAAQRAEEGMPLQLLLRTYCMGTRELWRELRKLSEPGEEGALVELGDALFAVQDRVVGAVTESYLDEQSALAAEQRERRRSLAQALLDGTAHPERSLADGPALVVFMHLSGGSGGPGGRSPVTVRRLVRRIQAALDRAFGTEALTLLDGAGGHAIAPGCTAVPDQLPELLREIAGPDTRLGACAVTEAGDIPRAAHMVGEVVRIAQACGRPPGLHLLDDVLLEYHLSRPNEGSDRIAALLAPLAGRSELVETLRTHLAQRQDRRVTARLLNLHPNSVDNRLTRIMELTGLDLGAPRDAALALAALALGATA, from the coding sequence GTGACGTACATAGAGGAGCCGGAGGGGTCTGTGCCCGGTCTGTCCGCAGGGGCACGGAAGCTGGCCGCGCGGTGCGAACCGCAGGTGAACGAACTGGCCCGTCGTATGGCCCGCGGGGCCTTCGAGAACCTGGGCGGCTACGCCGAACTGCCTGCCGATGTGAAGGACGTGGAGATCGCCGCGACGGCACGCCACGCCATGCGGCTCTTCCTGCGCAGCGCGGTCCGTGGCCCGCGCCCGTCGGACGACGGGCTGGAGACCTTCCAGACACGGGCGGCCCAGCGGGCCGAGGAGGGAATGCCGCTGCAGCTGTTGCTGCGGACGTACTGCATGGGCACCCGTGAGCTGTGGCGGGAGTTGCGGAAACTGTCAGAACCTGGAGAGGAGGGCGCGCTGGTCGAGCTGGGCGACGCCCTGTTCGCCGTCCAGGACCGGGTGGTGGGCGCGGTCACCGAGAGCTATCTCGACGAGCAGTCCGCGCTGGCCGCTGAACAGCGGGAGCGGCGCCGGTCGTTGGCGCAGGCACTGCTGGACGGCACCGCACACCCGGAGCGTTCCCTCGCGGACGGGCCCGCCCTTGTGGTGTTCATGCACCTGAGCGGCGGGTCCGGGGGACCCGGCGGGCGTTCACCCGTCACCGTACGGCGGCTGGTGCGGCGCATTCAGGCCGCGCTGGACCGGGCTTTCGGCACCGAGGCGCTCACCCTGCTCGACGGCGCCGGCGGACACGCCATCGCTCCCGGGTGCACCGCGGTACCGGACCAACTCCCCGAGCTGCTGCGCGAGATCGCGGGACCGGACACCCGGCTGGGCGCGTGCGCGGTGACGGAGGCGGGCGACATCCCGCGTGCCGCTCACATGGTCGGCGAAGTCGTCCGTATCGCCCAGGCCTGCGGCCGGCCGCCCGGGCTGCATCTGCTCGACGACGTACTCCTGGAGTACCACCTCTCACGGCCCAATGAGGGCAGTGATCGCATCGCCGCTCTGCTGGCGCCGCTCGCCGGCCGGTCCGAGCTCGTCGAGACGCTCCGGACCCACCTGGCACAGCGTCAGGACCGCCGGGTCACGGCCCGCCTCCTCAACCTGCATCCCAACTCCGTGGACAACCGCCTCACCCGGATCATGGAGCTGACCGGCCTCGACCTGGGCGCGCCGCGGGACGCCGCGCTCGCCCTGGCCGCCCTGGCACTGGGCGCTACGGCGTGA
- a CDS encoding MFS transporter encodes MTGWRTTWALLAFMLVNFADKTVMGLAARPIMDDLGLTREQFGTASAAFFALFSLSALAVSYLTRTVRTTVLLLATALLWSAAQLPLLWQGAGFGVLLVTRVLLGAAEGPAAPVATHHLHGWFDQRERTLPTAVLLTGAAAGVAVAAPTLTFVIDRFGWRWAFGAVGVAGLVWAGYWALRGAEGPYAPETSGDRVIGQDTVPYRRILLSGTWLTAALGSFAAYWMLSTNLTWMPDYLEAVCGLSLHRAGTLVTVAALANGVVLVAHGLLARRRTTPPRGSGAGVAMCLAAGAITLFAITDTTWVKVLLMLGPMALANVIMTVAQTACARITPPSQRGAVLGALAFVYALAGVLSPWIVGHVVDSAVSVTAGYRTAFLLTAALVGLTGLLAAVWLRPERDAQRVSEKPATGQQSVPKTMGRHGN; translated from the coding sequence ATGACCGGTTGGCGGACCACCTGGGCACTGCTGGCGTTCATGCTGGTCAACTTCGCGGACAAGACCGTGATGGGCCTGGCAGCCCGGCCGATCATGGACGATCTCGGTCTGACGCGGGAGCAGTTCGGCACGGCTTCGGCCGCCTTCTTCGCGCTGTTCAGCCTCTCGGCGCTCGCGGTGTCGTACTTGACGCGCACAGTGCGTACGACGGTTCTGCTGCTCGCCACGGCCCTGCTGTGGTCGGCCGCGCAACTGCCGCTGCTGTGGCAGGGGGCCGGTTTCGGCGTCCTCCTGGTCACCCGCGTTCTGCTCGGCGCCGCCGAAGGGCCCGCCGCTCCCGTCGCCACGCACCACCTGCACGGCTGGTTCGACCAGCGTGAGCGCACCCTGCCCACCGCAGTGCTGCTGACCGGCGCCGCAGCCGGCGTCGCGGTGGCCGCGCCCACCCTGACGTTCGTCATCGACCGCTTCGGCTGGCGCTGGGCGTTCGGCGCGGTCGGTGTGGCCGGGCTGGTGTGGGCCGGCTACTGGGCCCTGCGCGGCGCCGAAGGACCGTATGCTCCGGAAACCTCCGGGGACCGTGTCATCGGCCAGGACACCGTGCCGTACCGGCGCATCCTGCTCTCCGGGACCTGGCTCACGGCCGCACTCGGGTCGTTCGCCGCGTACTGGATGCTGAGCACCAACCTGACCTGGATGCCGGACTATCTGGAAGCGGTCTGCGGACTGAGTCTGCACCGGGCAGGGACCCTGGTGACCGTCGCCGCCCTCGCGAACGGCGTCGTCCTGGTCGCCCACGGCCTCCTGGCCCGCCGCCGCACGACACCGCCGCGCGGATCGGGCGCCGGCGTGGCGATGTGCCTCGCGGCCGGCGCCATCACCCTGTTCGCGATCACCGACACCACCTGGGTCAAGGTGCTGCTCATGCTCGGCCCGATGGCGCTGGCCAACGTCATCATGACCGTCGCGCAGACCGCCTGCGCACGCATCACACCCCCGTCCCAGCGCGGCGCGGTCCTCGGCGCGCTTGCCTTCGTCTACGCCCTGGCGGGAGTGCTGTCGCCCTGGATCGTCGGCCACGTCGTCGACAGCGCGGTATCGGTCACCGCCGGATACCGCACCGCCTTCCTGCTCACCGCGGCACTGGTCGGGCTCACCGGCCTGCTGGCCGCGGTATGGCTGCGCCCTGAGCGGGACGCACAAAGGGTGTCGGAAAAGCCGGCAACTGGTCAGCAATCGGTCCCCAAAACAATGGGCCGGCACGGCAATTGA
- the panD gene encoding aspartate 1-decarboxylase: MMRTMFKSKIHRATVTQADLHYVGSVTIDAALMEAADLLPGELVHIVDIDNGARLETYVIEGERGSGVIGINGAAAHLVHPGDLVILISYAQVDDAEARTLRPSVVHVDADNRIVALGADASAPVPGTDQVRPPHARSLAAGA; encoded by the coding sequence ATGATGCGCACCATGTTCAAATCCAAGATTCACCGTGCCACCGTGACCCAGGCCGACCTGCACTATGTCGGGTCCGTCACCATTGACGCCGCACTGATGGAAGCCGCCGACCTGCTGCCCGGCGAGCTTGTGCACATCGTCGACATCGACAACGGCGCCCGGCTGGAGACCTATGTCATCGAGGGCGAGCGCGGCTCGGGCGTCATCGGTATCAACGGCGCCGCCGCCCACCTCGTGCACCCCGGCGACCTGGTGATCCTCATCAGCTACGCCCAGGTCGACGACGCCGAGGCGCGTACCCTCCGGCCGAGCGTCGTGCACGTCGACGCGGACAACCGGATCGTCGCCCTCGGCGCCGACGCGTCCGCGCCCGTACCGGGTACCGACCAGGTGCGTCCTCCGCACGCCCGGTCACTGGCCGCCGGGGCCTGA
- a CDS encoding aspartate/glutamate racemase family protein: MLTLLHTSPVHVPVFEELRDRHLPGLPMRHLVHESLLAGARESGPESVDGEVRRVLAGAAASGAGAVLCTCSTIGGVAEAASAATGVPVLRVDRPMAASAVAIGPRIAVVATVESTLAPTTALLHEANPDADVFPLLAEGAWERFEAGDRDGHLDMVARTADAVQGVDVIVLAQVSMADAAARTSTAVPVLSSPLPGLRAAAGLV, translated from the coding sequence ATGCTCACGCTCCTGCACACCTCGCCCGTTCATGTCCCGGTCTTCGAAGAGCTGCGGGACCGGCACCTCCCGGGGCTTCCGATGCGCCACCTGGTGCACGAGAGCCTGCTGGCCGGTGCACGCGAGTCGGGTCCCGAATCGGTGGACGGCGAGGTGCGGCGGGTACTGGCCGGAGCCGCGGCTTCGGGCGCCGGCGCCGTTCTCTGCACCTGCTCCACCATCGGCGGGGTCGCCGAGGCGGCCTCCGCCGCGACGGGGGTGCCGGTCCTGCGCGTGGACCGGCCGATGGCTGCCTCCGCAGTGGCCATCGGGCCGCGGATCGCCGTCGTCGCCACGGTGGAGAGCACGCTGGCACCGACCACCGCGCTGCTCCACGAGGCGAACCCGGACGCCGATGTCTTCCCCCTGTTGGCGGAAGGCGCCTGGGAGCGGTTCGAGGCGGGGGACCGCGACGGACATCTGGACATGGTGGCGCGCACCGCCGACGCCGTGCAGGGCGTCGACGTGATCGTGCTGGCCCAGGTCTCCATGGCGGACGCGGCCGCCCGTACGAGCACTGCGGTGCCGGTGCTGTCGAGCCCGCTTCCCGGGCTGCGGGCGGCGGCCGGACTGGTTTGA
- the gndA gene encoding NADP-dependent phosphogluconate dehydrogenase, with the protein MSGTAQIGVTGLAVMGRNLARNFARNGFTVALHNRTAARTHELVEEFGEEGAFVPAESPEAFVDALERPRRLVIMVKAGDPTDAVIQEFAPLLEKGDVIIDGGNAHFEDTRRREKELRERGIHFVGTGISGGEEGALNGPSIMPGGSAESYESLGPMLEKISAKAKDGAPCVTHIGPDGAGHFVKMTHNGIEYADMQLIGEAYQLLRDVAGYSPAQIADIFRTWNTGRLDSYLIEITAEVLSHVDAATGKPFVDVVLDQAEQKGTGRWTVQIALDLGVPVSGIAEAVFARSVSGHADLREASRHLAGPTARPLSEDEAAAFADKVEQALYASKIVSYTQGFHELSAGSRKYDWDIDLGRIAAIWRGGCIIRAAFLDRITGAYEAQPKLPSLLADKGFADEIAAAQDDWRAVTATAVIQGVPTPGFTAALAYYDSLRAERLPAALTQGQRDYFGAHTYRRTDRDGVFHTLWGADKTEIES; encoded by the coding sequence ATGAGTGGAACAGCCCAGATCGGCGTCACGGGACTCGCGGTGATGGGCCGCAATCTCGCCCGTAACTTCGCACGCAACGGATTCACCGTCGCGCTGCACAACCGCACGGCGGCCAGGACGCACGAGCTGGTGGAGGAGTTCGGCGAGGAGGGCGCCTTCGTGCCCGCGGAGAGCCCGGAGGCGTTCGTCGATGCTCTGGAGCGCCCGCGCCGGCTGGTGATCATGGTGAAGGCGGGTGACCCGACCGATGCCGTGATCCAGGAGTTCGCCCCGCTGCTGGAGAAGGGCGACGTCATCATCGACGGCGGCAACGCGCACTTCGAGGACACCAGGCGCCGCGAGAAGGAGCTGCGCGAGCGGGGCATCCACTTCGTCGGCACCGGGATCTCGGGCGGCGAGGAGGGCGCACTCAACGGACCGAGCATCATGCCGGGCGGCTCCGCCGAGTCGTACGAGTCGCTCGGGCCGATGCTGGAGAAGATCTCGGCGAAGGCCAAGGACGGGGCTCCGTGCGTCACGCATATCGGCCCTGATGGCGCCGGCCATTTCGTCAAAATGACTCATAACGGTATCGAGTACGCCGACATGCAGCTCATCGGCGAGGCCTACCAACTACTGCGGGACGTGGCCGGCTACTCCCCGGCGCAGATCGCGGACATCTTCCGCACCTGGAACACCGGGCGCCTGGACTCCTATCTGATCGAGATCACCGCAGAGGTGCTCTCGCACGTCGACGCGGCGACCGGCAAGCCCTTCGTGGACGTCGTGCTCGACCAGGCGGAGCAGAAGGGCACCGGCCGGTGGACCGTCCAGATCGCCCTCGACCTCGGCGTGCCCGTCTCCGGTATCGCGGAAGCGGTCTTCGCCCGCTCGGTCTCCGGCCACGCCGACCTGCGCGAAGCCTCCCGGCATCTCGCGGGTCCCACCGCCCGGCCCCTGAGCGAGGACGAAGCCGCGGCCTTCGCCGACAAGGTCGAACAGGCCCTGTACGCCTCGAAGATCGTCTCCTACACCCAGGGCTTCCACGAACTCTCCGCAGGCAGCCGGAAGTACGACTGGGACATCGACCTCGGCAGGATCGCCGCGATCTGGCGCGGCGGCTGCATCATCCGCGCCGCCTTCCTCGACCGGATCACCGGCGCCTACGAAGCCCAGCCCAAGCTACCGAGTCTTCTCGCCGACAAGGGCTTCGCCGACGAGATCGCCGCCGCACAGGACGACTGGCGCGCCGTCACCGCCACCGCGGTCATCCAGGGCGTACCCACCCCCGGCTTCACCGCCGCCCTCGCCTACTACGACTCCCTGCGCGCCGAACGCCTCCCCGCAGCCCTCACCCAGGGCCAACGCGACTACTTCGGCGCCCACACCTACCGCCGCACCGACCGCGACGGCGTATTCCACACCCTCTGGGGCGCGGACAAAACCGAAATCGAAAGCTGA
- a CDS encoding GH1 family beta-glucosidase — MNEYNSLPADFTWGVATAAYQIEGAVAEDGRSPSIWDTFSHLPGKIDNADNGDVACDHYHRWREDIGLMKQLGVDAYRFSVAWPRVVPGGDGPVNEKGLAFYDRLVDGLLEAGITPFPTLYHWDLPQTLQDRGGWPARETAEHFAEYAAVVARRLGDRVKDWTTLNEPLCSSWIGHLEGRMAPGLTDITAAVRASYHLHLGHGLATQAVRAAVPGARVGIVNNLSPCEAATEREEDRAAAVRADGHTNRWWLDPIHGLGYPQDMVDLYGVRLPVRAGDLDTIATPLDWLGVNYYFRNVVTDDPTGPPPHAKQVYLPGARHTAMDWEVNADGLENILLRVANEYGARKIYVTENGAAYPDVVRADGSVDDPERVQYLDEHLAACARAARRGAPLAGYFAWSLLDNFEWAYGYDKRFGLVHVDYATQRRTVKSSGHRYADIVRSTRGRGRKAA; from the coding sequence GTGAACGAGTACAACTCCCTTCCCGCGGACTTCACCTGGGGAGTGGCCACGGCGGCATATCAGATCGAGGGTGCCGTGGCCGAGGACGGCCGTTCGCCTTCCATCTGGGACACGTTCTCGCACCTTCCCGGAAAGATCGACAACGCCGACAACGGCGATGTGGCCTGCGACCATTACCACCGCTGGCGCGAGGACATCGGGCTGATGAAGCAGCTCGGCGTGGACGCGTACCGGTTCTCCGTCGCCTGGCCGCGTGTCGTGCCCGGCGGCGACGGACCGGTCAACGAGAAGGGGCTCGCCTTCTACGACCGGCTGGTCGACGGCCTGCTCGAAGCCGGCATCACCCCCTTCCCGACCCTGTACCACTGGGACCTTCCGCAGACCCTGCAGGACCGCGGCGGCTGGCCGGCCCGCGAGACGGCCGAGCACTTCGCCGAGTACGCGGCCGTGGTGGCCCGGCGGCTCGGCGACCGCGTGAAGGACTGGACGACGCTGAACGAGCCGCTCTGCTCGTCGTGGATCGGCCATCTGGAGGGCCGGATGGCACCCGGCCTCACGGACATCACCGCCGCAGTCCGTGCCTCGTACCATCTCCACCTGGGCCACGGGCTGGCCACGCAGGCGGTACGGGCAGCTGTCCCCGGGGCCCGCGTCGGCATCGTCAACAACCTCAGCCCCTGCGAGGCGGCCACCGAACGCGAGGAGGACCGGGCGGCGGCCGTCCGCGCCGACGGACACACCAACCGCTGGTGGCTCGACCCGATCCACGGGCTCGGCTACCCGCAGGACATGGTCGATCTGTACGGTGTCCGCCTCCCGGTCCGTGCCGGCGACCTCGACACGATCGCCACCCCGCTCGACTGGCTCGGCGTGAACTACTACTTCCGCAATGTCGTCACCGACGACCCGACGGGTCCGCCGCCGCACGCCAAGCAGGTCTATCTGCCCGGCGCCCGCCACACGGCGATGGACTGGGAGGTCAACGCCGACGGTCTGGAGAACATCCTGCTGCGGGTGGCGAACGAGTACGGGGCGCGGAAGATCTACGTCACCGAGAACGGCGCCGCCTACCCCGACGTGGTCCGCGCCGACGGCTCGGTCGACGACCCGGAGCGGGTCCAGTACCTCGACGAGCACCTGGCCGCCTGCGCCCGCGCCGCCCGCAGGGGTGCCCCGCTGGCCGGTTACTTCGCCTGGTCGCTGCTGGACAACTTCGAGTGGGCGTACGGCTACGACAAGCGGTTCGGCCTGGTGCACGTCGACTACGCGACGCAGCGGCGCACCGTCAAGAGCAGCGGGCACCGGTATGCGGACATCGTCCGCTCCACCCGCGGCCGGGGGCGGAAGGCCGCGTGA
- a CDS encoding carbohydrate ABC transporter permease, giving the protein MSSTSTAPHSPAAQRPATVHRSPTAPPRSFIWTRRVLLTLVLIFTLVPVYVMISSSLKPLGDVAGKFSWIPTGFTVRPYIDIWSTIPLARYFMNSLIVAGAASVCSVVVAIFAAYAVSRYRFRGKRVFTVAVLSTQMVPGILFLLPLFLIFVNIGNSTGLSLYGSRGGLILTYLTFSLPFSIWMLIGYFDSIPKDLDEAAMTDGCGPLGALFRIIVPAAVPGIIAVTLYAFMTAWGEVLFASVMTNDTTRTLAVGLQGYSTQNDVYWNQIMAASLVVSVPVVAGFLLLQRYLVAGLTAGAVK; this is encoded by the coding sequence ATGTCTAGTACCAGCACCGCACCACACTCCCCCGCCGCACAGCGCCCGGCCACCGTCCACCGCTCCCCCACCGCGCCGCCGCGGTCCTTCATCTGGACCCGGCGCGTGCTGCTCACCCTGGTGTTGATCTTCACCCTGGTGCCGGTGTACGTCATGATCAGCAGCTCGCTGAAGCCGCTGGGTGATGTGGCGGGCAAGTTCTCCTGGATTCCCACCGGGTTCACCGTTCGCCCGTACATCGACATCTGGAGCACGATCCCGCTCGCCAGGTACTTCATGAACTCGCTGATCGTGGCGGGTGCAGCGAGCGTCTGCTCGGTGGTGGTCGCGATCTTCGCGGCGTACGCGGTGAGCCGCTACCGCTTCCGCGGCAAGCGGGTCTTCACGGTCGCGGTGCTCTCCACCCAGATGGTCCCCGGCATCCTGTTCCTGCTCCCGTTGTTCCTGATCTTCGTGAACATCGGGAACTCGACCGGCCTCAGCCTCTATGGCTCCCGCGGCGGTCTGATCCTCACGTATCTCACGTTCTCGCTGCCGTTCTCGATCTGGATGCTCATCGGGTACTTCGACTCCATCCCGAAGGATCTGGACGAAGCGGCGATGACGGACGGCTGCGGGCCGCTCGGGGCGCTCTTCCGGATCATCGTCCCCGCGGCGGTCCCCGGCATCATCGCCGTCACCCTGTACGCGTTCATGACCGCGTGGGGCGAAGTGCTCTTCGCGTCGGTCATGACCAACGACACGACGCGGACGCTCGCCGTGGGGCTCCAGGGCTACTCGACGCAGAACGACGTGTACTGGAACCAGATCATGGCCGCCTCACTCGTCGTCAGCGTGCCGGTCGTCGCCGGCTTCCTGCTCCTCCAGCGGTACCTCGTCGCCGGCCTGACCGCCGGCGCGGTGAAGTGA